A stretch of DNA from Cryptomeria japonica chromosome 4, Sugi_1.0, whole genome shotgun sequence:
ATAGAGCTTCAACAGTTTTAGTGAGGAAATCAATTTAACtaaaaaaattccttcctcaatcTAGAGCTCGCTGCCTTTAGTGCCCTGTTTGCAATGAGAGCCCTCACTACTAGTTTCCAGCATTTCCACTTTGTTGTTGATAGCCTTTTGTTTCGTGTTGAGGTTCTTAATCTAATGGAATTCCCAGTTCATAATCTAGAAAGAATCCACCACCCCATTTCTTACAATGGCCAAAATATTGGTGGGGAACTCCTAGTCCAAATTCAAGAGGGGAGAATCTAGGTTCAGCTGGGAAGGAAAACAAGGTCTATTCTCCCTTTCCGTAGAAGGGTAAGAATTGAATGAGCGTAGGGGATATTGGGAGAAATGGTTAGCATTATCAAGCGAGAGAGCCTCAAAGTCGAGATATTTACCCTTTGATAGAGGGCGACCCTTAGACTTCTTATTGGCTTCTTTAGTTCCAAGGCTAGAAGGGAGGACAATATCCGAATCTTTAACCTTCCCCTTCCCAACAGGTGAGAAATTGACAGACTTagttttgattttccttttcttcGAAGGGACAAAGCAATCACCCTCCATGTATGTGTTCCAATCAACATCATTGGAACTATGGGTTTCTGACTCCACATCCTCCGAAATGGAAATAAGGGGGGAGTTGGGCTTGGTGGAATTGGCTTTAAAATGCTCATAAATCAAGACTAGTAAACCCTCCTGAAGAATAGGATTAAAACTAGGGTTATCTTTATGCTCATAAATACTAGTGTTGAGGGAAGACAAGAGATAGAAAGGGAAGGAAACCCTAACCTGGTATTTGAAATGATTTAGTAGGAAGAAATGATGCCCAAAAACCCTTGAGTATCGACCATCCATGGTGATGTATTCCATAATCACCTACAACACCTCCCTCCATATTGGCTTGATAGTATTCGCATCATAGCAGCTTTTGTTTTTCTTAACCAACAACTTCCTCTCTTTGTTGGTTTTAGGAAACTTCTTCACCGCAGGGtctaaatattttttttctctATAAAACTTGAGACCCTGAGAAGGAAGACCAATAATATCTGCAATTAAGTTCTCGTTCACCACCACAATCCTCCCAAACAAGTTAATTTTACCGTCATTCCATCCTTTGGTAAAAAAATTAGTCACTTTTGGATCCCATCCATGCAGCTTCTCAATGTACAGCATAAAATCTCCCTTCTCTCAAATTCTCCATATGGTCTGGTTGGCCCTTAGCCCTTCACAGTCCACAAGTTCAGTGTGACATCTCTCTCCTCCCATCTTAACATTAGCAAAGTCCTCAATTaaaaagtagaaaagaagaaaagtaaaaatcCAAACAAAGTCCTCAAGAACAGAGGACGGTTAAGTAGAATGTACAGGCAGGTTTACAACCAAATGAGCTCACATGAAACCCAGAAAGCGTGCGAGCAATAATGAATCAATCCACATCTAGGCTCACCACGATAGCCACCATGAGTAATAATAATTTCTCTACCCATTATTAAAATTAGCAATGTGATGGGATACCTCCATGTATCCCATGTGATCTATCATATCCAAGAAGGACTCTGGCTCCAAGTTGTCTTCTAAAGTCCAAGTCATCCTCCCCTTATTTGCCACTCCCTTATTAGCAAAGTAGTCTACCACCATGTTGGATTCCCTGTAAGCATTAGTCTACCACCATGTTGGATTCCCTGTAAGCATGGGAaataaaaattcatcaaaaaaatggATTATTTCTTTTGATAAAATATGCCAACTCTGGATAGTCCAAGAAGCCTTATTGTTCCCCTTAAGACATTGGATGATGTTGTTTGAATCCCTTTCAATCCAATCTTTTTTACCATTAATTTGACGAGCAAGTAGTAAGGTCTAATAGCCCCCAACGGCTTCAGCAAGGTGGTTGGTCTGGTTACCCAACGGGAATGCGACCGTTGAAATGAACCTAGCATTCTCATCcctaatcactcccccacacccagccaGCCCAGGATTCCCTTTGGCCGCCCCAGAGAGTAGTTAATAGTTACAAAGAGTGTTGATAAGAGGTATGTTGAGataaagcatatttctataaatgAGGTAGAATATTCCATTTAATAATTCAATTTTAGTAAAGGTTGCACATTGATTTGTAGAGGCTAGTATATAAAATGTGGACTATTGCATGTGATTAATATTAACTATTCAAGGAGGTATTAGTTAGGTTCATTTTCCATTGTTGCAAGAGGAAAGTTCTAtagtttatatacatacatattcaagATAGTCTATGGATACCGTAGTGTTGATAAAAGATGTAGACATTTAATAAATCCTACGAATCAATATACACACATGTACAGCGTAATATTAGTGGCATGTGGAGCATAACTCACTCCTACTCAAGTTTTGTACCCATTTAAGGGTTTCTTCAAAGTTAACATGTGTTTGATGAAGTTTTATTTTTATGTTAATAGATTAATATTAGTAATTTAGGTATTATATTCTCTTTTATTTGGCGATTATTAatgttcaaataaaaaatattgaaaatgtattgAACAATATTAATGGTTTGACTATTATATTCTCTTttatttgaagattaaaaaaaagtaATTTAAAGTAATAAAtgatatcaagtttccacaattCATAGAATTATTACAAGTGCTTCTAGCTTAGATTGTGTAGAATTTTTTGCATCGATGTTTCGAATCACACTTCGTGATCCATCGTCGAGATGATAAAGAGAGtgattcttgatgatggatcacactaCACTCTCTTTATCATCGTGATGATGGTTTGCAGAGTGTGTCGATGcaaaaaaatttatacaatttaATCCAAAAGCATCTGTAGTAATTTAAAGTGTTAATACATAAAATAcacaatttttaatttaatatttttatacaaTTCTTATTTACTTGCTGAAGAAGGCCATATGAAACGCCATGAACTAATGAAGAGGAGATTGAATAAGGAAGAACTAAATGATGAAAAGCTGATCAAATTGGAAGAACAGAAAGTGAGTGTGCAAATGAATTTGGTTGCTGCCCTAAATTCTATTGGTCAAGCAATGCTCAAAATATCTGAATCATTTTCAAATGAAAAATGATTCAGCTTAATGTTTGTACTTATTTAGATTATATTTCATATGACATTTAAATAAGATTTTGTATGACATTTGCAATATTTGCACTTTTTTGTGTAGCAATATCAtgaaaatgttttgttttttttttcttgattttcatttgaATATAAACTTCAAAATTTTATGTTCAAAACTATATACACATAAAAGTTGTTATGTGAGCTTGATTGAGTGTTGCATTGACTGCCAGACTAGATGAAGCAGTTGCTGGTTTGAAAATTTTGTTTGATAAAGACTCTTCCTTTCATGTTTGATGAATTTAAATTTTCTGTATAAATTTTTGTTCAGGAGATACCTCTCTTTTGTAATGTTTAAGTTCTTATAGACTACACTTACCTTTATGGTCTTTTTATTTGTTACCAGTATATTTTATTATGAAATTTCCCACAAGTATATTACTTTTGTTATTCATGAAAATCTGATTTGTGAttatagatttggccaatgagatgTCTATCTAGATTTATCGGTGATATGGCTGTGGCTGAATTTAATTTTCCTTTGTAATGAATTTAAAAGCTCTCTTTTTGGTCTTTTCTGTTTCATCAAATCTACAATGTGGCTTGTTGTGTGGTTGGGATTTGTGTCTATGGTTTGCATTTATTTCCAAAATAAGCTGCATTATGCAAAATATCTGAATGTAAATTTCTCATTCAAATAAACAGACATGTTATATTTAATGTTCCAGTTAGTGAACTAATTTGAAATGTCAATTTAACTAATGTTTCTAAATTTATCTGAAACCATgtgtattttaaaattatatatatatttttaatagttATCCATTGATAGCCTCACCGTAACCTTAACATATAGGGAAAGCTGATTTCCTTACTTTAATGTTTAGTTTGAAGCCATATTCTAATAGGTTTTTCTCGCTTCAGCATAAATCCACTTAGCTGTAAGCAACTTTCTGGTGAGGATGTTGTCATGAAAGATGTTTGCTGTATCAGATGTTCACCATATTATTTCCTTGCAATCTTTTATCAATTAAAACATAATGCACATACGAAAATAATTCATGCCACAACTTCTTATGTATCACAATGATGATTACCCTATACAAAAAAAccatgattaaaaaaaataaagaataaaaaaaaaaataaaataaaaaaataacgcAGTGGTGTAAAGTTTGCATGACTTGTGAATAGTTGCACAATcaatataaaattgaatttagGATCTTAATTATAATAAACAAGGTGCAATGTCTTTACCTTGTATATGTCTACCTTTTTCTACATATTCTTCTATAAGCCTTACAAAGTTAATGAACTTTTTTGCATTTTGTGGTTTTGCAGGGAGATCTATCTTATAACAAACAAGGTGCAATGTCTTTATCTTGTATATGTCTACCTTTTTCTACATATTCTTCTATAAGCCTTACAAACTTAATGAATTTTTTTACATTTTGTGGTTTTGCAGGGAGATCTATTGTTgacccaaaaaaaaaagaaatttcttCTTGCAATTGCATTAAATGTTATCCAATTGGCATTACAAATTTGGAATGATCTTTAAAGTTCAAAAAGTATATAGAATAATTTTAAGAAACGTAGAATAGATATTTATGAAATAAGACAATtgtcaaacatggaatcaaatgACATGGAAACAATCCTGCATGCAATCACTTCAGAGCTAGAAAGTGACATTGTTGGAAGTGATTTATCTATTTCTCAATGGGAAGGAAGGATTCAGGGTGAGTGGTATATCAAACCATGCTCTTTACATTGGTGGAACAACTACATTTTTTTAAGTTAGATGTGATGATAAACATTTTCGTAGAATTTTTAGTTTGTCTTATGCATTATTTCAAAATCTctgtgaaaatttgaatgatgattTGAAGCAAGGTGCGATACCATATTCATTTGCTACAGCTATAAAAAGTAGGGTCCATTCAGTTGAGAAACAGGTTGCTATTGCAGTTTTACGTTTGTCATCTAGAATGACAATGCTTAACATTAGTGAACTATTTGGTTGTGGAAAGTCCACTGTGGTaagagttataaataagttcaTTAATGTCTTTTATATTCGATTTCAAAGTCACATCCAATGGCCTAGTAACTAGATGGTACTTTGAGCATGTGAAAGAAGGTTTTCGTCAAAAACGGGGATTTCTAAATTGCTGTGGAGTAATTGATGTAACTCACATTCAATTTCATCTTCCACCTAATGAGTGTTCCTCCGATTGGTTTGACCCTGATCATAATTATAGTATGTCATTACAAGCAATTGTTGATAGCAATATGTATTTCATGGATGTTTTTATAGGGTGGCCTGGTTGTGTAAATGATTCTAGACTTCTACGAAATTCAAGTTTCTATAGATTTTGTGAAGGTGGACAAAGATTAAATGGCCATTCAGTGTCAATCGGCCCATTGAATATGAGAGAGTACATCATTGATGATGGTGGATATCCATTACTGACATGGTTAATTACACCTTTCAATGGAGGTCTAACAACTAGTCAGAGGGAGTTCAATTTCAAGTTGTCATCAACATGTATTGTGGTAGAGCGTGCATTTGGAAGGCTAAAAGAAATGTGGCAAATTTTGCAATAAAAAATGTGGCATCCAAATTCGGAAGTACTTCCAAAAACCATGCTTTGTTGTTATGTATTGCATAATATGACATTGGTTGTGCAAGATGAAGATGATACATGTGATAATGATTTTGTCGAGAATGGAACAAATATGCTAGCTAATGAATTAGCTGATCCCATTGCAACACAAGCTCAAGAAGCATTAATGACTTTTGTAAATGGTAATACGAATAATATAAGCATGTAGAAAATTAAAAGACAAAAGTTCAATTGATTTATAAGGATGCAATAGATatcaaaacatattttgaattgattttagaaatgtttatattgcttttgTTAAGTTTTCATAATTATGTGAATGCTGGGATTTTTGTATGGGAGCTAAAAGATCTAAATTTCATGTTTATATTGTGTTTGTTAAGCTTTGATTAGTATATGAATGCTGGAATTTTTGTATTGGAGCTTTAAGATCTCAAATTCatatttttgttttaaattgtAATGAATGTGAAATTATAATTCATTgagaattttatttatttgttgcTGCTCTGCTCTTCAGCCACTGAGGATTTTATTTATTTGCTGCTGCTTTGCTCTTCAATATAGGTTATTCACAATGGTGGATGCTATTTTGAAATGACTCAATTTATTGGTTTTATTCTTAATATTTGAGATGTTGGTTTTATTCTTAATATTTGAGATGTACGGTTGTGTTTAAGGTTTCACATTTAATCAACACAAACAATTAAGTCTGATGTAAATAGATATCATTTTTTTTGGAATTGAATACAATATAAAGATATTAAAACAAATATGCAAAAATGGATACAAAAATCTGGAAGATTGAAATACCATATAGTTTTTAAATGATATAAACagatatatttattttcttttcgAAATTAGAAATAGATCTAAAAGAACACAATTTTTTTAATCTAACGCAGTGGCACATGGAATCTTCAAAAAATCATGACACATTCAAACCAACACAgtataaaataaaattatcatttaaaatttatttattcaaatgcATTGTTATGGTTGTATGGCATAATGGGATACATAAGAATTTCACAAAATTAGAATCACAGATTGTTTTCTTCATTGATCTAATTCAGTTAAAAATCGTTGACAAGATCTTACATTTGAAATACATTCCACATTAAACAAAGGTAGACAAATTTTCACTGGAATCcaccataaaaataaaattcatgagACCACAAGTTTCCTCAAATTTAGGAGCTTAAACATTAAGCTGAACTATAAAATCCATGGGACTGCTAGCTTCCTTAAATTTAGCAGCTCAAACTTTTAAGCTGGTTCGCACCTCCTAAAAATTCTCAGCAGCCTCAGCTTTATTTTTAAAGAAGCCCCACTCCATGGGACCCAGACTTATAGTATATAAGACTACCCCATATTTCATTAAGAATGTACTTTAACTATGTCACAAAAGTGACATACATACTCTACTCTTACATGATTTCAATATATGACATCATTTAAGAATACAATTACCTTGTACCTTGACATATGTAAGAAGAATAATTCTCTATGAAAGAAAGGTGTGAACAATCAATCATTAGAAACTAAGAACAATATCAAATCCCGGAAGCTTTAAATCGACATTGTACCAAGTGGATCAGAAAATCATATATAAAATTACCGTATTTCGTCCTGAAAGATTGACCACCCTCACACAAAACTAGATTATATGCTTACCATTAGCCAAAGGCTGAATTTGACGGTCCTCCCAACTTCTCTAATTTTCCACTTTTAAATCGATTCAGACTTCTCTTTCAACCTTCATAATCACTTCATAATTAAAAACGAAATACCAAAACCGAAATTGATTCCAATCAACAACTTGCTTGAACAGGAGTAGACAGGAAAACTTATTGTATTTGGCAAAGGTACTAATATTCCGAATTGGGAATCTATTGACACTTCTCTGAATTTAATAACTAAGACATACACACTGTGTATGGATGCCATTTGAATGGTCTACACCCTTCTCTTTGTTTTGCCAACCCCACCATTTCACAATAAATACCAAACAAGGAAGTGGGGATTTCACAATTCATCCAAACCACATTTATTTGTTTTGGTTATTGCAGATCTTGTCTGTATTTTGTGAAGATGTCTTGCTGTGGTGGAAATTGTGGGTGTGGTGCCAACTGCAGCTGTGGCAATGGCTGTGGAGGGTAACAAAACTTCCTCCTTATAACTTTTGTTATTTGCTTTTCTTTTTTCTCTGTATGAATTCAATGGAGAAAATTGAATTGTGGGTATTGTTTAATTTTTAAAATGGGGATTGAATGGTTTATTGTGATTCAGGTGCAAGGCCTTCCCAGAGAAGGTTGTGGAGGCCCCTCTGTTTGCTGCCACTGCTTCTGATATAGAGTAACAACTTTTTCCTGTTCTTTTGCATACACCCAATGTTCTTTACATTTGAAAATGATTTTAACATGGTACTGAATTGTGGATTTTGTGAATGAAAATGCAGGTATTATGAAGAAATGAGTGTGGCAGGAGAGAATGGATGCAAGTGTGCAGGTGGGTGTAAGTGTGGAGACAACTGCACCTGCAATCCTTGTAACTGCAAATGATTTACCGATATTAAATCATTAATAACATTATTATCACTTTCTATTTAAGTGTGTTTTATCAGCTTTGGTATGTTATACCAAGGTTTGAATATTATAATCTGTGAAAAGGTCATGTATTATGCCACCACATTGTTCAGAGCATGTGGGATTTCACAAAACATGACTGCATCCTACTCTTATTAATATATGATTAAATTTTAATCCAGTGAAGTGATATAAAATATCTGACCTGACTTTTAGCTTGGGAAATCCATTTATAGTCAATTTGAGAGCCAAATTTCAGGAATGGTGGTCTTTGAGTTATTTGATTTCTAGTTTCAGTTTGATGCATCACTTTTCCAATTTACTATTTCCCAGTTAGTAATGTTTTTAATTTACATTATTTGGAAGTTAGAATGAAAAAGCATTACACAGTTGGAATAAAAGTCGTTGTATTTAGACTTATATTATTGTATTTTCCTTCTGAAAAATTCAGTTCTCTGATTAAAATGTGCCTTTTAATGGGACAGCTAATATTGGTTGAGAACAAACTttatagaaagaaaaagaatgGTATTTCAACTCTCCAAATCTTCAACTGTAACATTTATTTAATAAACTTTCTCCTTTTCAatcaaaggtggaagaaaatgtacATAAACTAGTTATTAAACAAATATCAAATGCatctcctttttcttttcttggAGTGGATTCTAAGTGCTGAGGCGAACCCAGCATTTCCTGGTCAATTTGTAGCGATGAATACTCGTTCCAAGTCTTTCAGATTTCTTCTCAGTGATATTTTTGTAAATTTATATTAAATGTATTGTAAttattgattattgaataataCAATAAATCATTTTGGAATATACGGATTTTTCAAAAGAATGTTTTTCACATAAATAAATTATGAATgatatatttcttttatgtttatttctttgaaattattagattttttttgtttgtacatattttctCTCGTAAATTAGTATAGGAAGTGGATTCTACAACTATAATATGTAAATTAGTATTGTTTGTACTGGAATTGAATCAATAAGAGATGAATTATTATGTGAATAAGGGACTCATTGGTAAATGACATGAAAAACCATAGAGAGGGGgtacaggagcacctaggcctTGAAATGCCTCATGAAAGTTTTTAGGTTGGTTTTTTTTTCAATGTTGTGTTAAGGTTGTATAAGGTCAAAGGGACCATTTGAAGTCATTATAAATTATATTGTAAGGCATTAAGCCATTTTTGTTCAATGTAGACCTATAAGGTCCTAAGAAGATCAAATGTGGTCAAAGAATAGAAAATGCTCAAGGAAGGTTGAAAATGATGTAGTAAGACTTATTTTTCCTATTCTAGTATGTCTAAGGTGATAACAAGTAATTTGAAGTCATTTGATCaagttttgcaaagttgtcaaaaaaagTTGTTATGTTGATAAAAGTTGTcatttcaaaaattgcaaaaaagGTTGTAAAGGGGAAGCCTAATGGTTATGATGGTTTGAATTTTAGTTATAACTGCCAAAAGAGGTTTTAAGAGGCTTATAATACCAGGGATGTTCAAATCATGAGGGGTTGGTGTGTattgaaagaagaaaatcaataaaagTTTGAGGTTTCCTGTAATTTTTTGAGTATTCTCAACGTGACAGTCTAATATCAGTTGTTTTTCTTCTTGGAAACTTATTAATTAACATTTTAGAGAACTTAAGAATGATAGAGGGGTG
This window harbors:
- the LOC131029466 gene encoding metallothionein-like protein type 2, with protein sequence MSCCGGNCGCGANCSCGNGCGGCKAFPEKVVEAPLFAATASDIEYYEEMSVAGENGCKCAGGCKCGDNCTCNPCNCK